The DNA region TTAATACGAATACCGGAGCCGTTGAGGTCAGGAAGCTGAATGATGTAGCTGATATGGTTGGTATTACGCTCAAGTTGCGATACTCACTTTAAGAGTGATCGCTGCTACAAGAAGCGTTCGGCCAGTCTGTAGGTCGGGCAGAGCGAAGCGGAACCCGATATGAATACTGAAAGCGTCATCATGCAATATCATCTTCCCATACTATCTCGATCGCTCGTTTCAATCTGCCTCCTCGCCGTTCTCTCCGGCTGCGCCACGACACAGACCTTCATCCATGCCGTGGGTTCGAAGCCACCTCTTTGCAAGGCGCGTTCACGACAGGAGTCAGCCTTGGTGCTCTGGGGGACCGCGTGGCGGGACAATCAAAAGGAACCGCGGCTCCGCGAGGAGATGGCATCGAAGGCCATTGCGGAATTTTTCAGCGGCCGATCATGTTACGCGAAGGCCACCATACTGAGATCGATCGAGGGCCGTGAGGCTGTTACTCTCTCCGACGTCGATGCTCTGAAATTTGCGAACGCGCTTCCGGAAAAATACAGCAGGATCATCATGCTCCGTGTCGAGGAACTGGGGCCACTCCTCATCTTTTATCTCTCGCCGATTCTGTGGGAGGGCGGGACGGACGTGGTGCTTCGGGTCAGGGAGCTTGATGCGGACGCTTCTGCTCTTGACTCCGATCTCGATATCCACTGGAAGAACAGCGGAGCCTTTGTCCTGAAAGGAACGAAGTCTCTCGAGCAGGACCTTCAATCGGCGCTCGAGAAAGTTTTCCTGAATCAATAGGTCATACGAGCTTCATCTATTTTCGAGGCGGGAGTCAACCATGTGGGACAAAAGATACGATACCGATGAATACGTTTACGGCAAGAAGCCGAATGAGTTCCTGGTGAGCATGAGCCACCAGATCCGGCAGGGCAGGGTCCTGTGCCTGGCCGAGGGCGAAGGCAGGAACGCCGTGTACCTCGCGACGCTGGGTCATCGTGTGCTGGCCGTGGATTCGTCTTCCGTGGGCCTCAAAAAAGCCAAGCTGCTTGCTGCGGAGAACAATGTGACGATCGAGACGCAGGTGGCTGACCTTGACCATCTCGAGATCGAGCCGGAAGCATGGGACGGGATCGTGTCCATCTTCGCCCAGGTGCCTTCCTCCCTCCGGAAAAGGCTTCATAACAAAGTCATTCAGGGCCTGCGCCCCGACGGGGTGTTCATACTCGAAGCATACACGCCGGAACAGCTCAAGCATAAGACCGGCGGCCCGCCTGACGAGGACAAGATGATGACCTTGAGCGGCCTCAGGCAGGAACTGGAGGGCCTGAGGTTCGTTCATGCCAGGGAATTCGAGCGGGACGTCATTGAGGGAAAACTGCACACGGGCAGGGGCGCGGTCGTGCAGGTGGTTGCAGTGAAGCCGTAGTTCATCGGATTTAGCGTTTCCCAGCAGTTGTGAAAGGAATGCCGCGCTCGTCCGTCGTTTCTGCAAGTGGAACAATTCAAGTCGGGAACCAATGCCGATGAAGAATTCCGGACAAGCTGGAAGATGGACTAAATTTCCTTCTATATATACTTCTATATATAGTCCTCTCTCCTGACCTCGCCCCTGATCGGCTCTCTTGCCAGAAACCGCTTTACATTCTCGATTGCCAGCCTCGTCGCTTTTTCATTGATGCCCGAAACGATCGCCGAATTGTGCGGGGAACCCAGCACGTTGGGCAGCGTGAAGAACGGGTAACTTGTCTTGAAGCTGCCATGCCCAAAGGGTTCGAACCACCAGGCATCGATGCCTGCCTTGAATTCCGGATGGCCGACCAGGTGGTCGTAGAGGGCCTTTTCATCGATGATTTGACCGCGGGCGACATTGATGAGGATTGCATCCGGCTTCATTGCTTCCAGCTCCTGTTTTCCGATAAGGCCCCGCGTCGTTTTGTTGAGCGGCAGGGATACGACCACGATATCCGACGCGGTGAGGACCGCGTCCAGGTTCTTGAGTGTGCCGATGAAGTCCACGGGCTCCTCGGTCCTGCCGCTCGTGTTCACCGCGCGGACCCGGACCCCGAGTCCGCTCATCAGGCGGGCGACGGCCTTTCCGATGCCGCCGAAGCCCAGGATCCCGCAGACCGATCCTTGCAGCAGGTCGTTCATCCGTGACTGGTTGAACTCGCCGTGGGCGAGGTTCGCGTGTTCCCGGTGCAGGTGTTTCGTAAGCGCGAGCGCCATGGCAAGGACGTGCTCGGCCATGGGCTCTGCATAGGCCCCGACATTGCTCGCAATGACGACGTCACGGGGGATCTCCCGGAAGGGCAGATGGTCTGCTCCGGCCGAAAGGAGCTGGATCATGCGCAGGTTCTTCAACAGGCCTAGCCCTCCGAAGGCGAGCTCCTTCGGCAGGTTCCAGGTCAGGAACACGTCCGCGTCCATGAGCGTCTGTTCCCGCAGCCCGGTCGGCTGGTCAGCAAGAAAGGAAAGCTTCACACCATCGCCGAAAAAGCCCCGGATCTGCGCGCGTCGTGCGTCTTTCACGGCATAGGTTACAACGATGTGAGGTTTGCCTGAAGCGTCCATGCCCTGCTCCCCCGTTCGTGCGGCCAAGGAGGCCGAAGGAAAAGACCCCCGGCATCTCCCGAAAGCCACTATACTTTCTATTATAAGGCATTTATGACGGAAAGCGGCCTGTGAGGAAAAAGACAGCATGCCTGAACTGCCTGATATCGAAGTCTATCGGGAAGCACTGAGCGAGCGCATCCTTGGTCAGCCGCTCCTGCGTCTGCGCATCGTTCATCCCTTCCTGCTGCGGACAGCGGAGCCGCCTGTTTCGGCAGTCGAGAACAGGCGGGTTGTGGAGCTCCGCCGCATCGGCAAGCGCATAGCCATCGGTTTCGAGGGAGACCTCTGGATCGTCATGCATCTGATG from Nitrospirota bacterium includes:
- a CDS encoding class I SAM-dependent methyltransferase codes for the protein MWDKRYDTDEYVYGKKPNEFLVSMSHQIRQGRVLCLAEGEGRNAVYLATLGHRVLAVDSSSVGLKKAKLLAAENNVTIETQVADLDHLEIEPEAWDGIVSIFAQVPSSLRKRLHNKVIQGLRPDGVFILEAYTPEQLKHKTGGPPDEDKMMTLSGLRQELEGLRFVHAREFERDVIEGKLHTGRGAVVQVVAVKP
- a CDS encoding 2-hydroxyacid dehydrogenase, with product MDASGKPHIVVTYAVKDARRAQIRGFFGDGVKLSFLADQPTGLREQTLMDADVFLTWNLPKELAFGGLGLLKNLRMIQLLSAGADHLPFREIPRDVVIASNVGAYAEPMAEHVLAMALALTKHLHREHANLAHGEFNQSRMNDLLQGSVCGILGFGGIGKAVARLMSGLGVRVRAVNTSGRTEEPVDFIGTLKNLDAVLTASDIVVVSLPLNKTTRGLIGKQELEAMKPDAILINVARGQIIDEKALYDHLVGHPEFKAGIDAWWFEPFGHGSFKTSYPFFTLPNVLGSPHNSAIVSGINEKATRLAIENVKRFLAREPIRGEVRREDYI